Part of the Halalkalibacter krulwichiae genome is shown below.
TACGGTCACTATCTCGGTGTTCGTAAAACACTTGGGCCATCAGCCAAGCTTGGAATCATTAATATTGATGCACATTTTGATATGCGTTCATACGATGTCGAAACATCCTCTGGAACCATGTTTAAGCAAATTCTTGACCATGATGACAAATGCGGCTACTTCTGTGTGGGCATCCAAAAGCTCGGCAATACCGCTTTGTTATTTGATTTAGCTGACGAGCACCACGTTCAGTATGTCTATGATGAAGAAGTAAATGATAATGAGATCACCACTACTTTCAAGAAGCTTGATGCCTTTATCGACCGCTATGATCAAATCCTTCTGACTTTATGTACCGATTCGATCAATTCAGCGTTTGCACCTGGAGTAAGTGCACCAACGCCTTTTGGCTTAGAACCCAAAACCGTCCGTCAACTACTCCGTCATATTCAGTCACACGAAAAAACGAAATCCTTCGATCTATGTGAAGTCAATCCATCTCTAGATGAACACAACAAGACCGCTAAACTTGCGGCCCAGTTCATAGCTGATACAATGATGCACGTAGAACAGCGGGAAAAACAATACTAACAGGAGGTATGTTCCATGAGCATTGAATTGAATCAGATTACTACTTTATTTTTAGCCGTTATACTTCTTTTAATTGGAAGCGTTCTCGTAAAAAGAGTTCAATTCCTTAGCCGCTTCTGCATCCCGGCTCCTGTCGTTGGAGGATTGCTTTTTGCTCTTATTATCGTTTTAGTTAGACAGACAGGAATCACGATTACGATGGACACGTCCCTTCAAGGGTTATTCATGCTTACGTTCTTTACAACAGTTGGTCTTGGTGCCAGCTTTAAGCTCGTGAAGCTTGGAGGTAAGCTGCTACTCATTTACTGGATCGCTTGTGGATTTTTAGCTTTATTCCAAAGTGTAATTGGGATCTCACTTGCTAGTGTATTCGGGTTAGATCCATTGTTAGGGGTTATGTTTGGAGCGGTATCGATGGAAGGTGGCCACGGAGCTGCTACAGCTTTCGGTGGAACAATTGAAGAACTCGGCATTGAATCAGCCTTGTCGATTGGTCTTGCTGCAGCGACATTTGGATTAATAGCCGGTGGATTAGTCGGTGGTCCAACGGTGAAGTACTTAATTACGAAACACAAATTGAAAGCTACTGAACCGAAACAAGAAAATGAGATTGCCGCAACAAGTGAACATGTACAGGACTCTTCATCAATGAAGCTTAACTCGCAAACATTTATGGTCCAAATTTTAATTATCACATTTTGTATGGCTATAGGATCTTATTTAGGCGAATTATTCTCAACGGCAACAGGATTCGTCCTTCCGAATTACGTTGGAGCGATGTTTGTAGCGGTTATTACCCGAAACGTCATCGACCACTTCAACAAAAACACCGTCGATATGAAGAGCATCTCCTTTATCGGCGACGTGACACTCGGACTATTCCTGTCAATGGCTTTAATGAGCATCAAACTATGGGAAGTTACAGCGCTTGCGCTTCCGATGTTCGTCATCGTATTCGTTCAAGTAGTCTTCGTTGTCCTTCTAGGCATCTTCGTCTTATTTAGATTATTCGGTAAAGACTAT
Proteins encoded:
- the hutG gene encoding formimidoylglutamase is translated as MYVKPTQDYWHGRIDDPTDRRSFRFHQMIKLANLDQLIEKGKTDRKAFAFLGFQCDEGVRRNKGRTGAKQGPIAIRKALSSLPWHFDEQTDVFDVGDVVCEKKEMEQAQAELGDAVHTLLRNNVQPMILGGGHETLYGHYLGVRKTLGPSAKLGIINIDAHFDMRSYDVETSSGTMFKQILDHDDKCGYFCVGIQKLGNTALLFDLADEHHVQYVYDEEVNDNEITTTFKKLDAFIDRYDQILLTLCTDSINSAFAPGVSAPTPFGLEPKTVRQLLRHIQSHEKTKSFDLCEVNPSLDEHNKTAKLAAQFIADTMMHVEQREKQY
- the gltS gene encoding sodium/glutamate symporter; this translates as MSIELNQITTLFLAVILLLIGSVLVKRVQFLSRFCIPAPVVGGLLFALIIVLVRQTGITITMDTSLQGLFMLTFFTTVGLGASFKLVKLGGKLLLIYWIACGFLALFQSVIGISLASVFGLDPLLGVMFGAVSMEGGHGAATAFGGTIEELGIESALSIGLAAATFGLIAGGLVGGPTVKYLITKHKLKATEPKQENEIAATSEHVQDSSSMKLNSQTFMVQILIITFCMAIGSYLGELFSTATGFVLPNYVGAMFVAVITRNVIDHFNKNTVDMKSISFIGDVTLGLFLSMALMSIKLWEVTALALPMFVIVFVQVVFVVLLGIFVLFRLFGKDYDAAVMVGGFAGHGLGATPNAMANMSAITEKYGPSRKAFLIVPIVGAFLIDVFAMPIIITSINLLQ